AAAGCCTTTTATCTGCTTCTTTCATTTCGTAGCCATATTGAGTTGCTCGAATTTGCAGTTATTCGTACTGCtacttaaaaataaatcagataCATCAGTAGTACATCGAAGGCCACTTCCGCCAAAGTTCTTCAATTAGTATTATAAGCATAAGTCTGTAGGgctaaaatattaatttatgttgTAAAAAACCATTAAACTATTCAAAAGAAAGTCTTTCTGACACTTTCTGAAATATTACTTCCTTCTCCttattcaaataaaacattttgaattaattGGTTTGTGAATTAGAATTTAGAAAATttcaacaagaaaataacaattaaaaacaatgtAATCATCATTCTGTAATTCAATAAACTGCCATCCAAACACATCCCAACTATTTGCAAAGTACTTTCGTTCCCACTCTACGGACGGCGGGGTGTCCTtagagaggtgaaattcgaaAACCTATGCGCCCatgcaaacaataaataaagtaGACTGCActttgaacaacaacaacaaacatacCTGTTTCCGCAGCATTGTCCTGGCGCCCGCTTCCATCGGGTCCTTGCGTTCGAACCGCTCGAACTTGAAGCTGTTCGAGCGGTAGAGTTCGTTGTCCTCGCCGCGCCGATTGCGGCACAGCCTGCGAGTGATAATGTTGCCGCTGCTCTTAGGCCTGAAGAACGCGAGCACCAAGAACGGGCAGAAGCAGCGAAAAACGAGTGCataagaaaatagaaaaaaaaaaaatacacacacaaaagcttaCTCAGAGGAAACACGAAAGGCGTCGGTATGGAAAAAAGTAGGTCAACCTATTAAGGAAATTGCAGCCCCGTGGCTAGCAGCAAAGCGCTAGCAACAGACACCCATCCGGGAAAGGGACTAGGAACCGCAAAAATCCTTTCCCGCCTGTTGTGGTTGGTTGGGTAGATACtattcggggttttttttcgggacAGACAAACGTCGCGCGAAAAGCGAAATCTCTTACCCGCACGGTTTGCACTGCGTCATGTGCAGGTCCCAGTTGAGGTTGAAGTTGAACATCTTCAACCGTGCCACGGCTCGTTGTCTGAGCGATTGTTCGTTGGACTGTTGCGCGATGGTAACCGATTGGCTGTTGCTCCGCCGGCCGCCAGATGAATGTCCTTTGTGGTGGCCTCCCGACCCGTGGCCACTTTGCGATGCGCTGTAAATGGAGAGACGATTGTTAAATGGAATGATTTtgagttgttattttttattgcaccATTGTTTGCTACATTAAAATGGCCTTTAATGGTAAAAGATTAAATGGCAGTTATGAATCATTCTGGAATCAAAATTCCACATTAAGACATTCAAAAAGAAACTATAATATGCTTAAGATCTTATGATCAGCAACGATCGGAAATTATCATCTTCTGTTTAATCATATACTCATACTGAACTAAGTCCTTCCATTTCCTCTAGAGAGCACAACTTATGTTGAAATACGAGGACATAAATACTTCCTTATTTTTGGACATTTCCATGCTACACAATGACAGTCAGCCTTGAAGAACACAGCAGCCTGCAAGGCATAGACCATAATGTGATTGGTGTCAATCATTGATCAATTTAGTAAAGACTCCTCTAACCTCGGGCTAAGTGGCATCATCCTAGCATGTTCTGGTCACGCTAAGGCCTCCAAGAACCTTTTTCCATGCCAAAAATACTATTGAACGCTCACACATATTCTTTACATGGTAAATATCATATCAATATAATTGTTGTAGAAATCTATTTGAGTCCATTTTCAAGAAAATACAGTGTTTAACGAGACATATCGAGATCAAGAGCCATAAAACCAATGCAGGCCTTAGAAGCTCCAAAAGATCCGGTATGAGTTGAGACTAATATGATAATTTGATGTTCACTGTTTAGGACAGGGGTCTCCAAATTGATGATCTTTGCATTTAACCGAATGAATGTTAATGTTATACTAAAATGTTGACTTAATAGCAAGATATTTATTTTCACCTTTACAAAGTTATAGCGGATCGCATTCAAAGCTCTCAAGGGCCGCATTGGGTTCGCTTACCATAGTTTAGAGACCCCAAAATTTGAGGGCCGATCTCGTGGTACAATCGTCCACTAGCAAGACTTTAAAACATACTCGTAATGGGTTCAAGCACCAAATGGACTGAGCGCCCATATGTAGCACTAACTATCCTGctagtcactgaaagtcaagccCATTAGTGGTTCAGAGGCAGGCATTGGGCGACGACGGttgtgttgtgccaaagaagaagaaaattcaGACACAGACAACAGTTTCATGTTTCAGGACGTTTAGATTAATCTATGTTGGGAGAGAACTCAGAATTATGAATATGGTATAGACGTTCTGCCAGATTATAAGTCATTAAGATGAATTGAAGAATTTGTAAATATTAATGGACAATGATTTGTTGCACTTAAGACGAGCATCCATAAGCATTAACATATGTTGATAGTAATAAAACATACGCATCGGGATCAATGTTCTGTAGAATGTATAGGCTACTGTACTCTTCGTAAATATCAAATGGAATGAATGTCTTCTTCTTATTGTTATTCTTCTTACAAACGTACATCGATGAAATACTTGTGTAGGGGCCTGGATAAGACATTACTTAACAACAGTTTGTTTTACTGGATTTTACAGTAGTttctaatttaattaataacgTTTGCCATTAATCTCAACTTCCCCGATTTCGATGTCAATCTTTTCCCAAGATTGAACGAGACTTGAACGAAATGGTCGTCTCATAATAGACAGGTCCAAGGAAACGTCGCATGTTAAACTTCTAGTCATACCAAGTCTTGTCTAGTTGAATTTAACTTGAATGAAGGTCGGTTAAAAGCATCCCTAAATGTTTAATCAAGTTTTTCTTCGTCTTAAATCTTAATGTAGGATATAAGAGATCACCAACTTCTGTTTGTAATAGattcttttttgttgaaatcCAGTCTTGACTTAGACTTAACATAAAGCCAACTTTTATAGCTGTATTTAGTAGGTTTtagaataattattttatttttatctttttaaaaattcaaatagaAATGATTGGCAATTTCAAATTGGAAACTTCATTACTCTACTCTCCTCTCCCTCGATGCTTCATCCTGTCATTTCTGTCAGAAAGATCAATGATCCTTTGGAAAAAAGACTGTTGATTCACCGCCTACTCGGTACGAACTTCGGCCAAGCGTACGTCATGAAAAATGcaaacccccctcccctccccttctTCTTTACTTACCCTTCCCTGCTGGGGCGACTGCGGCGCCGCCGGCGTCGCCGCTTTTCGGACGAGGCCGTGCTCGCCTGCGGCGCCACCACCGACCGGCGCCTTTGCACGGCCACCACCTGTGACTCGCCGAAACCGGCCGAACTGGTCGTGTCGGTCGAATGATGCGTCGGTCCACCGGCGGAAGGACCGGCCGAGGGACCAGCCGTGACGAGGGACGCAGCATTTGGTCCACCGCTTGCGCCACCACCGGCCGTTGCCGCCGACTTCGATGAGGAGGATCGTAAAGTGAGGCCCTGATTGACTTTACGCCAAACCCGCTCCATCGTTCCTTGGACACGCGGAGGATTGTTTCCTacgatacacaaacacacacacacacacacacggaggaATTTCCCACAGGGACGAAGCGCCGCTACTGTACGACGATGCCCATCGTAGAAGGCGTGGGGCGTAGTAAAAAGGAACCTCACTTCAGCAGGTGTAAAGTGCGACTTGCAGTGTGGTAAGATACATCCTTTCACCACTCGCTGCGGCCACAGAAAGGGAAACAGCGAGCTATTCTTCTTCAAGATTTTCACACGAAAGCTTTTCCGACCACTAATCGCTTGTGAAAATTTCCATTCAACATCACTCACTCATGTCACTCGAACCACACTTTCCACTCGGCGGATCACACCAGCGGCGAGGATACGTTCACACTTCCGCACTTTCTTTAACCACCCCGCTGGTTGACGACTCGCAATATGGGCGACAGGGCGACAGGGCCACCCTCCTGACTCTGCCTGCAAGGTGTCTCCATCACAGTGTATTCGCAACTTAGATTCCTTCCTTATGCGACCCACAAAACCAGAAGACGCGACTGGGTGTTGCTGTGCTATTGTTCCCGATCCAAACAAAGGACAACATTTACGGGAGTTTGGGATATATTccaagttaaaaaaaaggccTCACACACAACCTACATCTCTACTGATGTACGTGATAAAACGGCTTTTGGCAAGATATCCCGTAACCTTCTTGATATTCCCCGTCCCGATAAAAGGAACAGCTTCCGCGAGGACTATTCACCcactaatttgacacatctCATTTCGCACATCCGCTCTCTCCCACGAAGGTTGCTTCGATCTGTTCACATTGAACAccaacatatacacacacacacacaccaacatacgcacacgcatacacgcaGTCACATTTCCATCATCCGCGGTTTTTGTTCCCACGGTTTTTTTGTCTCACGCTATTCCGAACACTAATTTCCAAACACCGTCATCCGTCGGGGAAGAACATTTGATTTCAAGATTTTAATACCCTCTCTTTCTTTACTGCTTTGTACCAattggctctctctctctctctctctctcgctcgctctcttctttttctctgaTGTTGATGTGTACGGTTGATCGGTGGCTGTGGTGAACTGCCCAAAGAATATCCATGGCCTACTCTACCCACATCCATATGCTTGTCACACCACGAATAACACTCCTTACATAGCAATACTTCCGGTTTTTTCAGGAACTTTACCCCGAATGGCAAACACTGAATGCTCCAAATGGAGTACTGCAACCCGAGTTGTTACAGGAAGGGTTGTTGGCAAAACAAATACACGgtgcacacacaacaaaaaacaacaaccacggGGCCACCATACAGGACACAGGTACGGCTCACGAGGGAAAGCCCCAAACTGTGGAAACGTCACGAGGAAAATTTTTGACAATAATCAAATCCATTTTCCGCTCTTTCCAGAGAGCTGAAGGAGAGTGTGttgcgggagagagagagagagagagagaacatgGGAGCGCGCACCCATGAGAGAACATCCTCCAGCGGAGGAACATCTCGTGTTCTTTTGTGTTCTCTAATAAGGGATGCTTGATGACTAATGCTGTGTACTATCTGTGGGAAAAATTGGGTGATTAACATGCTTTCCATAATTTTTCATCACAAAGCAGACTCAAAGATTTAGAGAGAGTCCAGTGGCCTACACTGGACAGTTTCCATTCTACAACTCAGAAAAACATGAACAACGTTCCTCCTCTCGCCAAGATTTTCCACATCCAAGTGAAGAGAATTAGACGGTTGGTTCCCCCAATGGCAGATCCCATGACTCACACGGTGGGTGGCCACAAACTCTCAGACTCCGAAACTCCGAACCGAACCGCTCTTCCTACACCATGTGATTCCGACGGGAGTGCGAGAGAGCGGGAGTGGAAAAGTGTGAGCAAGAGAGCAAAGCAGCAGCTGCCGTACACGGCAGAGTTCGAGAGGAAAAACAACCACGTGTGTGTGGCCGACGACGCAACGGAAAAATGCCACCACTTCCTTGGAAaccagccgccgccaccagTCGCAGTAGCTCTTTTCGACCATCGCGTACCGGTACACGCAAGTAGTACTACACGTCGGGAAGGGTGGTGTGCACGCAGCTGATGAGCGTGgaataataacaaaacaattacGTCTAGGCGattggggtgtgtgtgttttgtgttgagaGAATATTATGTGGAGGAATCTAATGTTTTCGGATATAAACACAGCAGAATTTGAAGATGATTTTAATACATTGAAAAATATGGTAAATAATATTATATCAAATTACCCTTTTTAAGTGTTATAATAACAACAAAGAAACACTTGGTGTTAATAACCAAACACTGTGTAGTAAGATTAAGGCGGAGGTAATTATTACACGTGCTCCAATCCGGAATCGATCTTGATGAGGCTCTTTACGAGCCAGCGTAGCTATCCAATAGGCCACCGAGCTGAATCTAAAAGTCGAATGTTAAAAGGCCTACAGTTACGCCTGGACATCATTTCTATTAagatttgaatttgaaaattttaagaaaataatttgattgatcgtttatttatgaaatacaaactaaaaagcaaaacgaacgaTTTGGACCGTTCATTCCGagttaaaaataaactaaaaatagGAAATATAGAAAATTTTGAGAATAACAACAAGTATAAACTGATCTACAGTGTAAATGGTACAGACtcggaaaaataataataaatatacacTCTATGCCTGTTAGCGAACCCTCCTCCTCACAAACCAAGTGTTTCTATTCTCCGGTAAGCTTATCAGCTGTTGCCTTTTCCCTGAGGGGTAATTGACTAACTTTTTATCCATTTACCGGATAAGCTGTTTTTGCATTACCGGAGTTCGAAACTGCAGTCGAATCGAAACCCCAAAAAATCCCAACGAATGTCGAATGCTTTAaacgaaaaattaaaaaaaaatagttactAATTTCTTTCATACAAGTCCATTCAATCACACACACCATTCAATTAATTTGCGAAAGGGACACTCGCGTTTGCGCAATTAGTTGTTGCGTCCCCCTCTCTTTCCATCCGTTTACTTGTTCACTCGTTCAAGCGTGGTTTtacttttattgttttgctgttcagTTTTAAGTTCATAGTTCTCAAAAACTGCCCTCTCGTGCTAACCACCTGCCCTTCGTTCAGTGTCTAACTATTCAGTCGTCGTCGgcccatcgttttttttttttttgtaccgaCTGACTCCGACCTCCTTCCTAGTTGTTTTCTGATACGTACTGTACGTCCTTTGCGgcattgctttgtttttcattcTAAATTCTTATCTTCTAAATATGCTATTATGCTGCTTACTGATGGAGTGGTATTTCATatagtgtgagagagagatagaaaaacaaaacaaaacaataactaATAATAATGCCACcattaaagtgtgtgtgtgtatgccgcGCTATGCATAGTATAGCGCCGCAATGGAAACGCATtagtgataataataataataacattaataataataataaactaacaaaataatcattGTTTATACATAAAATAGGTTCAACTAGCAGTTTTGTTCGAATTCTCGCTTCAATTCTTAAACGATACAGGGTTAGACTCTAGGTTTGCTCATCATGTACAGTGGTAGTGTATATTAACACCTAATTCAAGTAACGGgcttttgttttcgctttgctttttgggaaaataaataagtttCTGATGTAATGTAATGAGCATCGCAACAACAATTCAGGCAGCCCTGCAAACCTTCCTCCTGCGGGTGTGTTTTTTAacagcattttgttttttttaatacacaaATACTGCTCtgtatgtgttgtgtgtgtgtgtgagtgttgcaAGCAGCACACGCACTGCTTACAGTCGGTGGTTAACACAGTACGAATGGAGCTAATCGCCCCCATAATCGTATTGCTTAGACATATTTAGCGGAACGAGGACGTTTTTATGGGGGGTTAGGAGGTCATAGGACATCCCCTCAACCGGTATCCGCGTTGGATGCTATCCCCGGGTTGGAATCTCGTTTGCTTGCGCCTTGTCATAATCCGCTCAATCAGtctaatggtttttttttcttcttctaatttTGCAAACCAATCTTCAAATTCCAATTCTCTACTAGTGCAGTGTGTCCTTAACTCTTCCCTCTCAGTCATGCTAATGCTAAATTATCTTATGAATGCATGCGTTTTGTTTGCGTATATTCGTTTGTTCGGTTAGCGTAAGTGTTGGTTTTGGCgagatttgttttaaaagGTTCTCGTATGCCTTACACAAAAGGGTTGATGtgatttttaaaacacttAATGATTACCTAAGAACTGATTCTAGCACTCTTCGCTTACACATTTTCgatcgcgtgcgcgcgccGTTCTTTGTTAGCGTGTTGGTATTTATTTTATGCTAATTCGCGttcatgtgtttgtgtgtgtgtgtttttgtgtttaaatCAAGTGTATTTCTACATCCCACGACCCCCCGTTTCCGTTCTGTGACACACCTTTCGTTTATTACTTCACAAGCACAAGATAAAAGATGCGAACGTTAGTGCGCTCTTGTACCCATCTCCctcgaaagagagagagaaagacctAATTATGAATAAGTTATTTCTATATAAAGTGGATTCGCCTAAGAGCGATAGTAACTTTTGTTTCATATGCTGCTTTTGCCACTACTCCTAGTACTCCGGCCTCCGCCTGCCCGCTGCTGCGTACTACTTACTGCTTAAATTCCTCACTTAACACTACTAATCAaagagtgtctgtgtgtgtgtgtgtgtattctgctttgtttcagtttctttaCCCATATtcatagtaaaaaaaagaagagattCGTTCTATACGTATTCAAACTTTTCCTTTCAATAGAAAAGCGATaaagaaaatcaacaaaagaaaaaaaaaacgtgaaagAAACATTGCAACAAAATCTACTTTTAGTACATCTTTTGATCTTCGCAACGGAAGGAGgtttcgtgtatgtgtgtgtttgttgtgtacaaaatcaactttgtggcagcagcaaatggGAGAGTGCGGGGGGTGCTCATTCTCCTTTGCTTATTCGAAACACTGTAATTCTGTAATCATGTTTGGaccgaacagaaaaaaagcagctGTGCTTGTACCCAAACAAACCCAAAACGAACGCAACACAACAGTGCACACAGACGACGAACGGCGTCTGCAAAGACAAGGAACTAGAGCGTTGACTAAAACGTATCCCCACCGTACCAGGGATGTATCCATGGGGCGGAAGGGGGCGGCGTCGGTGGGTAGATGGTGGGCGAAGGTAATGCACAGGACCGTGCCGCGGTGCTGGTAGTATCGTACGCACTAATACTGTTACCACCAGCAATGCTTCCTCCACCACCAAGACTACCAGCGCTTGCTCCACCTCCCCCACCACCCTGCATTGGCGGATGGTACGGTGACCCGGCGGCAAAGTGGGGTGAAAATAAGCTGTTGTTTACTGCtacctgctgctgttgctgctgctgagttTGCTGCTGGTGTGTTGCCGCAGCatgttggtgatggtgatggtggtgatgggcGGCAGCAGCCGTATGATGATGCTGGGCGGCTgcggcagccgccgccgccgctagTGCCGACTCTTGGAATGATGAGTAAACGGAGGGGGGTACTAGAGATGATCCGTGGCCGAGCATACGgctggcggcggcagcagcggctgcAACGGCTGCCGCTGCCGTTCCACTGCCTGCTTCAGCGCCCGCGGCGTAGTAGTCGGCAAGGGCGGAAGAGCTTATCTGCGCGGTGGCAGCAGCACCGCCCTTTTCCTGCTGATAGCGGCACGATGACATGGTTTTCTTGTCGTAAAAGCTGCCCCCACTACTGGACGAGCCAGCTGAACCGCTCAGCGAAGGTGAGCTGAATGCGCCGCCGCCGGAAAGCagggccgctgccgccgcacCGGAAGGTGACACTACCGAGGACGCGGTGGCAGAGGGCGAGATGCCCGCCATTGCCagggcggcagcggcggctgctgctgccgcggcCGCCGCTGCAGAAGACGATGACGACGCGGACGGCGCGCCCGCTGACGAGGAGGATCCTTTTCTTGCGCCACTGCTGCTGGAATGAGTTCCGACGCCTCCGCTgctgttactgctgctgctgaccagCGATAACGATGAGGAGGACGGCGATGGGGTCAGGTTGCTCCAACCGGCCGCCGCTATCCCACCACCAATACCACTGCCGGTGAACGAATCGCCCATGCCACCGCCAacaacaccaccgccaccaccaccaccaccagtgccACCGCCAACACGACTCGACGAGGAGGATGATATTAAATCCGATACGATCGTGCTCTGAGGGCACTGCTGCTGTACCCCCCACCCCAATTCCTAGCTGATGCGGGCCCGCTTGTTGGCCTGCGACTCCTGGTTCAGGTTGCTGCTGCGGATCATGTACTGCAGCTGCGGCATGTACGTCATCACATCCGTCACCTGTATCATCGGCATCTTGTCCACGTTCGTGCGGCCCGCCTCCTGCAGCGCCTGGTACTGCAAGCTGGAAAAGGGTTAGAGAGGGGTGAAGATATTAGATTGTTGTTAAAATTCAATGATAGGGACTATTCTAGCAGCATAATACTATGAATTGCAGGGTTCACCGACTCATATTGCACAGTATTGAAGagtattacagggtttactcAGTCGTTTCCCAATGTCAAAACTACACAGGGTTTAGCGAGTAATTTTGCCAACGTAAACagtattacagggtttccgcctcactttcgaatgtgaaCATGTTAACATGATTTTCGACACCTGAATTCATGTTTGGGAAATCGAATCAAAAACTTAATAAATATCAAGTAAAAATCAagtaaaattttgtaaattttcaCGAATCTGCAATGTCCATAATTCGGTTAAATTCGCAGTTTCCCATTGCAACTACAGTGAAATCTTTCTAGTCTCTTCAAGATGAATTGCTTCTTCAAGATTAACATTCCGATATTTTGGTCAGGTCATATTCCATCCCTTTTATCTCTTTTCAAGATGAATGTCTGCCTAAGGCGAATATTCTTTAAACTTCAGCAGCCCAAATTATCTCAGCGGAAGATGTCGATGACAGgtcacaaaaatattggtccAAGGATGCCAAGTTTTTCCCATGGTTTCTTGGATACTTCATAGCAACACATTCATAGCCATTCCTCAACATGAAAACCTCTCTAAGCTTACGGTCCCTTCGAATATTTAccttagagagatttcactgtatcATCTGTTGAGCAAGAAAAACAGCCCTATTGGTTCGTCTTTCCGTACATAAATATATACAATTCAAAATGATGGTTGACTACGAACTGTTCCATCTTCTTCAAGCCCGTAGGAGCTTTTTAATTGACTAATTAAGAATCCCTTTTAATTCTACATTTCCATTGCTGAGCTGATTAATGAGAGTTGAGTGTAAAGATGAACCTCCTTACCTATTGCCGATGAACAGATTGATGTCGAGCGCGTTCAGCACCCGCCGGCACACCTCCAGGCTGATGTACGGGAAGAACACGTCCTTCAGGTCGAAGATCGTCATCAGATACTCGGTGTTCCGGTACGGCGTCTTGTTCACGCAGTAGATGATCTTATTCTCGACCGGTTTCTTCACCACCTCGTACGGCTTGTACTGCGTCACGCCCATGTTCATCTCGGGCAGCACGATCATGTTACCGTGCCGCGTTTCCGTCAGGCTATTGAttgccgccgccgcagccgccgtGGCCGCcgcgtgctgctggtgctgtacctgctgctgctgggcttgggcctgctgctgctgaagctgctgctgcagagcGGCTACGCTGGCGTTGCGGTAGCTGTTCGCTCCTCCGCTCGCACCGTTGCCACTGTTGCCACTTCCGGAACCGCCGCCGGACGAGCTGCTGTTGGAGATCGCCCGGCCACCGGATGACAGGCCGGCCGATGCGGACGCCGCCCGCCGACTAGACTgtgactgttgctgctgctgctgctgctgggcaacggcggcggccgccgcctgCTGGGCGGCCGCCAGATGCTGCGGCAGCGTGGTGCCTCCCATCGTGGACCTTTGGGTAGAAGATAGATCGATTACATCCGACAGTCCTGCTGCGATCAGCGCGTTCAGATAGTGTGTTCTTCCGTCACTGGCCACGCCACCATTGCCGCCGCCCGCACTAGTGATCACGCTCTGATTTCTTGTGTAATCGTgcctactgctactactattactactactactattgcCGCTCGCTCTACTCTTATCGTGCACTATAACGCTAGGGCTGCCCGTGTTGGTGTTTGTGCTTTCCCGGTACGATGGTAACTGtttgccgctgccgccgccgccgccgctatTGCTCGCCTCCAACAGGCGCTCGTTAATGATCTCAATATCCTTGCTCATCCGCAAATGAGCCAACAGATCGACGCCATTCGCTACGAGACTATCCATCAGCTCGTTATTgacgccgccgccaccgaccGGTATTAGGGCCGGCGGCGGTTGCCTTGCCTGACCGCCCTTCGGTGAGGCACGCGTCGGCGAACCAACCGGCACCGCGGTGATGGAGATCGGATTCTTAGGGTACGCTACCGGTTGCCGGCTGCCGTTCGCACCGTAGCTCCCCAGCCCGGCCACCGTGAGCTCGTCGAGCGTGCTTGCACCTCTCTTCCCGGCCGGTGTGATCGTTACATTCCGTCCAAGCGAAAATCCATCCAGactgttgctactgctgttgctgacaCTACCACTGCTTCCCGCCGTTCGACCACCAGAGTTCATGGCCGCAGTAAAGGAAGCAatggcagcggcagcagcggcagcagcagcggcactaGAGCTACTATTGGCGCTACTACGGCTCGACTtgccggcggcggcggaggcgTTACGGTTGCTGCCGCCACTGGACGCCACCATGCCCGCTCCACCGGTGCTGGCCATCGTGAGCTCGCTGATCTGTTGCTGATTCAGCCGGGACAGGTTGACGGTACCGTTTGGGCTACTGGTGGTTGCGAATATGGACAGAGCGGGGTTTAGGTTCGGTAAGGTATTGCCACTGCCGGCGGTAC
This genomic interval from Anopheles merus strain MAF chromosome 3L, AmerM5.1, whole genome shotgun sequence contains the following:
- the LOC121598659 gene encoding uncharacterized protein LOC121598659 isoform X1; this translates as MSSAAPVTVKQERHDDAEINEMAAKIVEAHKQQSAKAAAAAVQQQQVPARPAAVAATVTANGVTNGQTNILNYLTRKPTATAGNVMAAASAATTVAVPLGSGQSVTSNGSGKAYDGGGSSDQNGAEKKANDEESQKGHFGWEVFPAKVHIPFILRQQERYCAVRMVEMKLLNKYLNYLHQDIYTCTCVRSYYITEAECKLLNEINQKHCDMHFGRELFTLKDLVVRVSDAYKFYQFLEVCYKKLLMGCSTPNDKCGFIRINKESVVPYTVRDYQKMVPLFYFEGETDNLKLKADNLSGWDLSYLKFCCKVQGIRNELFASDSVAVISLTDIKGYFPPGTEFEDYWPSKVVDSQLLSGPKTNTIHWTRQPAQPPPKAPTIMANATARKAPTNNVYQTLQTQQNLAKSNNQMTSITAAVQALTNNWNNMVSSNHPNLLAQQEQLLRLSQAQQAAQAQAQIRNMQNMHTMQQYNSYLNSAMSLTSRTSQNQAVPPPLVRSAQVQAHLSSGGGGASSSVLRSGTSSGTAGSGNTLPNLNPALSIFATTSSPNGTVNLSRLNQQQISELTMASTGGAGMVASSGGSNRNASAAAGKSSRSSANSSSSAAAAAAAAAAIASFTAAMNSGGRTAGSSGSVSNSSSNSLDGFSLGRNVTITPAGKRGASTLDELTVAGLGSYGANGSRQPVAYPKNPISITAVPVGSPTRASPKGGQARQPPPALIPVGGGGVNNELMDSLVANGVDLLAHLRMSKDIEIINERLLEASNSGGGGGSGKQLPSYRESTNTNTGSPSVIVHDKSRASGNSSSSNSSSSRHDYTRNQSVITSAGGGNGGVASDGRTHYLNALIAAGLSDVIDLSSTQRSTMGGTTLPQHLAAAQQAAAAAVAQQQQQQQQSQSSRRAASASAGLSSGGRAISNSSSSGGGSGSGNSGNGASGGANSYRNASVAALQQQLQQQQAQAQQQQVQHQQHAAATAAAAAAINSLTETRHGNMIVLPEMNMGVTQYKPYEVVKKPVENKIIYCVNKTPYRNTEYLMTIFDLKDVFFPYISLEVCRRVLNALDINLFIGNSLQYQALQEAGRTNVDKMPMIQVTDVMTYMPQLQYMIRSSNLNQESQANKRARIS
- the LOC121598659 gene encoding uncharacterized protein LOC121598659 isoform X2 — protein: MSSAAPVTVKQERHDDAEINEMAAKIVEAHKQQSAKAAAAAVQQQQVPARPAAVAATVTANGVTNGQTNILNYLTRKPTATAGNVMAAASAATTVAVPLGSGQSVTSNGSGKAYDGGGSSDQNGAEKKANDEESQKGHFGWEVFPAKVHIPFILRQQERYCAVRMVEMKLLNKYLNYLHQDIYTCTCVRSYYITEAECKLLNEINQKHCDMHFGRELFTLKDLVVRVSDAYKFYQFLEVCYKKLLMGCSTPNDKCGFIRINKESVVPYTVRDYQKMVPLFYFEGETDNLKLKADNLSGWDLSYLKFCCKVQGIRNELFASDSVAVISLTDIKGYFPPGTEFEDYWPSKVVDSQLLSGPKTNTIHWTRQPAQPPPKAPTIMANATARKAPTNNVYQTLQTQQNLAKSNNQMTSITAAALTNNWNNMVSSNHPNLLAQQEQLLRLSQAQQAAQAQAQIRNMQNMHTMQQYNSYLNSAMSLTSRTSQNQAVPPPLVRSAQVQAHLSSGGGGASSSVLRSGTSSGTAGSGNTLPNLNPALSIFATTSSPNGTVNLSRLNQQQISELTMASTGGAGMVASSGGSNRNASAAAGKSSRSSANSSSSAAAAAAAAAAIASFTAAMNSGGRTAGSSGSVSNSSSNSLDGFSLGRNVTITPAGKRGASTLDELTVAGLGSYGANGSRQPVAYPKNPISITAVPVGSPTRASPKGGQARQPPPALIPVGGGGVNNELMDSLVANGVDLLAHLRMSKDIEIINERLLEASNSGGGGGSGKQLPSYRESTNTNTGSPSVIVHDKSRASGNSSSSNSSSSRHDYTRNQSVITSAGGGNGGVASDGRTHYLNALIAAGLSDVIDLSSTQRSTMGGTTLPQHLAAAQQAAAAAVAQQQQQQQQSQSSRRAASASAGLSSGGRAISNSSSSGGGSGSGNSGNGASGGANSYRNASVAALQQQLQQQQAQAQQQQVQHQQHAAATAAAAAAINSLTETRHGNMIVLPEMNMGVTQYKPYEVVKKPVENKIIYCVNKTPYRNTEYLMTIFDLKDVFFPYISLEVCRRVLNALDINLFIGNSLQYQALQEAGRTNVDKMPMIQVTDVMTYMPQLQYMIRSSNLNQESQANKRARIS